From a single Rodentibacter sp. JRC1 genomic region:
- a CDS encoding phage virion morphogenesis protein, whose amino-acid sequence MATVAEIQAKLTALIANLSPQARRQLARKIGQSLRKSQSARIARQQNPDGTAFEARKPRKNFGKKQGRIKRKAMFAKLRTARHLKVRSNGNEVSVGFNGSSAAIAAVHQYGLSGTVDRKKGIKTKYAQRELLGFTNEDLEEIETLIIDQLSF is encoded by the coding sequence ATGGCAACGGTAGCAGAAATTCAAGCAAAATTGACCGCACTTATCGCCAATTTATCACCCCAAGCACGCCGCCAACTGGCAAGAAAAATCGGTCAATCCTTGCGAAAAAGCCAATCCGCACGCATTGCCCGACAACAAAACCCTGACGGCACGGCATTTGAAGCACGAAAACCCCGTAAAAATTTCGGCAAAAAGCAAGGGCGAATCAAACGCAAAGCGATGTTTGCCAAACTCCGCACCGCCCGCCATTTAAAAGTGCGGTCAAACGGCAACGAGGTTTCGGTGGGGTTTAATGGCTCAAGTGCCGCCATTGCCGCCGTGCATCAATACGGATTAAGCGGCACAGTGGATAGAAAGAAAGGTATTAAAACAAAATATGCCCAACGGGAATTGTTGGGCTTTACGAATGAAGATTTAGAGGAAATAGAAACGTTAATAATCGATCAGCTAAGTTTTTGA
- a CDS encoding phage tail protein — translation MKKPNQLRKILEQSHSDFEKNPDRLQLYVDGGQIIATGANSFSFEYRYSLNVIVTDYAGDIAALVVPMIAYLRTNQPEIFENPQLRENAFKFQVDYNNNDTADISFEIKLTERVVSQKEGDSVQINYAKEPTMNEPNRVKVYLQDWEHLIFEGEVN, via the coding sequence ATGAAAAAGCCCAATCAACTCCGCAAAATCCTTGAGCAAAGCCACAGCGATTTTGAGAAAAACCCCGACCGTTTACAGCTCTATGTGGACGGTGGGCAAATTATCGCCACGGGGGCAAACTCATTCAGTTTTGAATATCGCTACAGCCTCAATGTGATTGTGACTGATTACGCAGGCGATATTGCCGCACTGGTTGTGCCGATGATCGCCTACTTACGCACCAATCAACCGGAAATCTTTGAAAACCCACAACTACGTGAAAACGCCTTTAAATTCCAAGTGGATTACAACAATAACGACACCGCCGACATCAGTTTTGAAATCAAACTCACCGAACGGGTGGTATCCCAAAAAGAGGGCGACAGCGTACAAATAAACTATGCCAAAGAACCCACAATGAACGAACCAAACCGGGTAAAAGTTTATTTGCAGGATTGGGAACATTTAATTTTTGAGGGTGAGGTCAATTAA
- a CDS encoding TraR/DksA C4-type zinc finger protein, whose amino-acid sequence MTDQFDRAQQLEEMQREIALKKHRRFKAVSRLYCEDCDAPIPEKRRQTIAGVTRCVTCQEREEKRQRNFRK is encoded by the coding sequence ATGACCGACCAATTCGACCGAGCGCAGCAACTGGAAGAAATGCAACGTGAAATCGCCCTAAAAAAACACCGCAGGTTTAAAGCGGTAAGCCGTCTTTATTGCGAAGATTGCGATGCCCCGATTCCTGAAAAACGCCGACAAACCATTGCGGGCGTAACCCGTTGTGTAACCTGCCAAGAACGGGAAGAAAAACGCCAACGGAATTTTAGAAAATGA
- the lysC gene encoding Rz1-like lysis system protein LysC (LysC is an Rz1-like component of a phage lytic system, substantially overlapping although not fully embedded in the gene for the Rz-like LysB component.), with the protein MACSTTPQIIKQPILCPQTAECGQISPQIRTNGDLAQAYQQARQKLNLCVIENDSLKNCIEEFNKKEQKQ; encoded by the coding sequence GTGGCGTGCTCAACCACACCGCAGATCATTAAACAACCGATACTTTGCCCGCAAACCGCCGAGTGCGGTCAAATTTCGCCACAAATTCGCACCAATGGCGATTTGGCACAGGCGTATCAACAGGCACGGCAAAAACTAAACCTTTGCGTTATCGAAAACGACAGCCTGAAAAACTGTATTGAGGAATTTAATAAAAAGGAACAGAAGCAATGA
- a CDS encoding chemotaxis protein, whose protein sequence is MFNFLSAKEKWILLGGPILLVLIILFQGWQANHWHAEMVKEEQLKAKWQASYMALNEHVQQFAEQQKQLTAVVNALKTQQSKQTEDLKNALKQHQIWADSPVPDSVRGVLNHTADH, encoded by the coding sequence ATGTTTAACTTTCTAAGTGCAAAAGAAAAATGGATTTTATTGGGTGGCCCGATACTTTTAGTGCTGATCATATTATTTCAAGGTTGGCAGGCAAACCACTGGCACGCTGAAATGGTGAAAGAAGAACAGCTCAAAGCCAAATGGCAAGCCTCCTATATGGCACTCAACGAACACGTGCAGCAATTTGCCGAACAACAAAAGCAACTTACAGCAGTAGTGAATGCACTCAAAACCCAACAAAGCAAACAAACCGAGGATTTAAAAAATGCACTTAAACAACATCAAATTTGGGCTGATAGCCCTGTGCCTGACAGCGTGCGTGGCGTGCTCAACCACACCGCAGATCATTAA
- a CDS encoding lysozyme — MVRKTAKWICGVSAIVGLTLALHGNELRTSEQGLLLIGNAEGCQRKPYTCPADVLTFGIGTTESVEKITRNKIYTDEEIARAFAKGVKQAEKCVNTYANGQAMPQGAFDALTSITFNIGCGKLKNSTLFKMARQGYSQAMCGQFERWIYAGGKPLKGLIHRRQKEKALCLTF, encoded by the coding sequence ATGGTAAGAAAAACCGCTAAATGGATCTGTGGGGTCTCCGCTATTGTTGGCTTAACTCTCGCTTTACACGGCAACGAGCTACGCACCTCGGAACAAGGCTTACTCCTTATCGGCAATGCCGAAGGTTGCCAACGCAAGCCCTACACCTGCCCTGCCGATGTTTTAACCTTTGGTATCGGCACCACGGAAAGCGTTGAAAAAATCACCCGCAACAAAATTTACACAGACGAAGAAATTGCCCGCGCCTTTGCCAAAGGCGTAAAACAAGCGGAAAAATGCGTCAATACCTACGCCAACGGACAAGCCATGCCACAGGGCGCATTTGATGCCTTAACCTCCATCACCTTCAATATCGGCTGCGGCAAACTAAAAAACAGCACCCTTTTTAAAATGGCACGCCAAGGCTACAGCCAAGCAATGTGCGGTCAATTTGAACGCTGGATTTACGCAGGCGGTAAACCACTTAAAGGCTTAATTCACCGCAGACAAAAGGAGAAAGCATTATGTTTAACTTTCTAA
- a CDS encoding HP1 family phage holin has translation MIKNTEQLSYFGSICAFFAGLTLSDIASIFGILFGLATVLTNWYYKKKDFELRKLEVEGKINGKKNR, from the coding sequence ATGATCAAAAATACAGAACAACTCTCCTATTTTGGTTCAATCTGTGCATTTTTTGCCGGATTAACCTTGAGTGATATTGCCTCAATTTTCGGGATATTGTTTGGCTTAGCCACCGTATTAACCAACTGGTATTACAAGAAAAAAGATTTTGAATTAAGAAAATTAGAAGTAGAAGGAAAAATCAATGGTAAGAAAAACCGCTAA
- a CDS encoding tail protein X: MKVRAQQNDNLDAIVYRHFGKSQGLLEIACELNPRLMHLPIIPIGTEVNLPDPDSEKISVAQDNLQLWN, encoded by the coding sequence ATGAAAGTACGTGCGCAACAAAACGATAATCTTGATGCCATCGTTTACCGACATTTCGGCAAAAGCCAAGGCTTGCTTGAAATCGCCTGCGAATTAAATCCGCGCTTAATGCACCTGCCTATTATTCCCATTGGGACGGAGGTCAATTTGCCCGATCCTGACTCCGAAAAGATCAGCGTTGCACAAGATAACTTGCAATTATGGAATTAA
- a CDS encoding head completion/stabilization protein codes for MSDGAISIKLAPDYEMGAVQQQVEPHPNTDDLIINEAFFPDLSLSQCRNQMRIDGTVTKTRLLDALIEAIASVNDELAAFQQENSQHGKLAQIPTQHINNESILVQRYRRAVLCLAAANLNERYAAYDTTNDGEKKMELLKDGIDQLRRDARFAISDILKIRRIDVELI; via the coding sequence ATGTCAGACGGTGCAATCTCAATCAAACTTGCTCCCGATTATGAAATGGGGGCGGTGCAACAGCAGGTCGAACCCCACCCCAACACCGATGATTTAATCATCAACGAAGCATTTTTCCCTGATTTATCGCTTTCACAATGCCGAAATCAAATGCGTATTGACGGCACCGTGACCAAAACCCGTCTCTTAGATGCGTTGATTGAAGCCATCGCCTCGGTGAATGATGAACTGGCAGCCTTTCAGCAAGAAAACTCACAACACGGCAAACTGGCGCAAATTCCAACGCAACATATCAATAACGAAAGCATTCTGGTGCAACGTTACCGCCGAGCCGTGCTTTGCCTTGCTGCCGCTAATCTGAACGAACGCTACGCCGCCTACGACACCACCAATGACGGTGAAAAGAAAATGGAGCTGCTTAAAGACGGTATCGACCAACTCCGCCGTGATGCCCGTTTTGCCATCAGCGACATCTTGAAAATCCGCCGAATTGACGTGGAGCTAATCTAA